In Mixta intestinalis, the following are encoded in one genomic region:
- a CDS encoding helix-turn-helix transcriptional regulator, whose amino-acid sequence MSVDTTLLGLSDIAQRSQLSRQAIAMLKDGTRGPGHFPAPVQRLAGHSPLWRWASVARWLHESGKLSAELTENAQVMENINLALALRETPQRQYIIELATRLEQVAAEKNGTYLSAAKTRSTA is encoded by the coding sequence ATGTCTGTTGATACTACCCTGCTCGGCCTGAGTGATATCGCGCAACGTAGCCAGCTCTCTCGCCAGGCCATTGCGATGTTAAAAGATGGCACACGCGGGCCAGGCCACTTCCCGGCTCCCGTTCAGCGGCTTGCTGGTCACTCTCCGCTATGGCGTTGGGCAAGCGTGGCGCGCTGGCTGCATGAGAGCGGTAAACTCAGCGCGGAGCTGACGGAAAATGCACAGGTAATGGAAAACATCAATCTGGCGCTGGCGCTACGTGAAACGCCGCAGCGCCAGTACATTATCGAACTGGCGACCCGCCTGGAGCAGGTCGCCGCAGAGAAAAACGGCACCTATTTAAGCGCGGCGAAGACACGCTCTACTGCGTAA
- a CDS encoding GMC family oxidoreductase: MANVMKKVDAVIVGFGWAGSIMAKELTEAGLHVVALERGPHRDTYPDGAYPQVIDELTYNIRKKLFQDLSKSTVTIRHNVSQTAQPYRQLAAFLPGTGTGGAGLHWSGVHFRVDPIELRMRSHYEERYGKNFIPEGMTIQDFGVTYDELEPFFDKAEKVFGTSGSAWSIKGKIVGQGRGNPFAPDRSDDFPLPPQKRTYSAQLFAKAAESVGYHPYDLPSANTSGPYTNTYGAQMGPCNFCGYCSGYACYMYSKASPNVNIWPALRQESKFELRDNSHVLRVNLTDDKKRATGVTYVDAQGRQVEQPADLVILSAFQFHNVHLMLLSGIGKPYNPITNEGVVGRNFAYQNISTIKAFFGKDVHTNNFIGAGGAGVGVDDFNADNFDHGKYGFVGGSPFWVNQAGVKPISGLPVPKGTPGWGSKWKAAVADHYTHHVSMDAHGAHQSYRNNYLDLDPNYKDAYGQPLLRMTFDWQDNDIKMSQFMHDRMRNIAVAMNPKEIIGAPKTQGTHFDTTVYQTTHMNGGAIMGEDPKTSALNRYLQSWDVPNVFVPGASAFPQGLGYNPTGMVAALTYWSAKAIREQYLKNPGPLVQA; this comes from the coding sequence ATGGCAAACGTAATGAAAAAAGTGGATGCGGTGATCGTCGGTTTCGGCTGGGCCGGATCTATCATGGCAAAAGAGCTAACGGAAGCGGGCCTGCATGTGGTGGCGCTGGAGCGCGGGCCACATCGCGATACTTACCCGGACGGTGCCTATCCGCAGGTCATTGATGAGCTGACCTACAACATACGCAAAAAGCTCTTCCAGGATCTGTCGAAAAGCACCGTCACAATTCGCCATAACGTCTCGCAGACCGCGCAGCCTTATCGCCAGCTGGCGGCATTTTTACCCGGTACCGGTACCGGCGGCGCGGGCCTGCACTGGTCCGGCGTCCATTTTCGTGTCGATCCCATTGAGCTGCGAATGCGCAGCCATTATGAAGAGCGCTACGGCAAGAACTTTATCCCGGAAGGCATGACCATTCAGGATTTCGGCGTGACCTATGACGAGCTGGAGCCGTTTTTCGATAAGGCAGAAAAAGTATTCGGTACTTCCGGCTCCGCCTGGAGTATCAAGGGTAAAATCGTTGGTCAGGGACGTGGTAACCCCTTTGCCCCGGATCGCTCAGATGATTTCCCGCTGCCGCCGCAAAAGCGCACCTATTCTGCCCAGCTGTTCGCCAAAGCCGCCGAGTCGGTGGGTTATCATCCTTACGATCTGCCTTCGGCCAATACCTCCGGCCCCTATACCAACACCTATGGGGCACAGATGGGGCCGTGTAATTTCTGTGGCTATTGCAGCGGCTACGCTTGCTATATGTATTCCAAGGCGTCGCCGAACGTAAATATCTGGCCTGCGCTGCGCCAGGAGTCGAAGTTCGAGCTGCGTGATAACTCCCATGTGCTGCGCGTTAACCTGACCGACGATAAAAAACGCGCCACCGGCGTGACCTATGTTGATGCACAGGGACGTCAGGTTGAACAGCCAGCCGATCTGGTGATTCTCTCCGCCTTCCAGTTCCATAACGTCCATTTGATGCTGCTTTCCGGCATCGGCAAGCCCTACAACCCGATTACTAATGAAGGCGTTGTGGGACGCAATTTCGCCTATCAGAACATCTCTACGATCAAGGCGTTTTTCGGCAAGGATGTGCATACCAATAACTTTATCGGCGCGGGTGGCGCAGGCGTCGGCGTGGATGATTTCAATGCCGATAACTTTGATCACGGCAAATATGGCTTTGTTGGCGGCTCGCCTTTCTGGGTTAACCAGGCGGGCGTGAAGCCGATTTCCGGTCTGCCGGTGCCGAAGGGTACACCTGGCTGGGGAAGCAAATGGAAAGCGGCAGTGGCCGATCACTACACGCACCATGTTTCTATGGATGCGCATGGCGCGCATCAGTCCTACCGCAACAACTATCTCGACCTCGATCCTAACTACAAGGATGCTTACGGGCAGCCGCTGCTGCGCATGACGTTCGACTGGCAGGATAACGACATCAAAATGTCGCAGTTTATGCACGATCGGATGCGTAACATCGCCGTGGCGATGAACCCGAAAGAGATCATCGGCGCGCCAAAAACGCAGGGCACCCATTTTGATACTACCGTTTACCAGACTACCCATATGAACGGCGGCGCCATCATGGGCGAAGATCCGAAAACCAGCGCGCTGAACCGCTATCTGCAAAGCTGGGACGTGCCCAATGTGTTTGTGCCTGGCGCTTCCGCCTTCCCGCAGGGGCTGGGCTATAACCCTACCGGCATGGTTGCTGCGCTTACCTACTGGTCAGCAAAGGCGATTCGTGAACAGTATCTGAAGAACCCAGGACCGCTGGTACAGGCATAA
- a CDS encoding cupin domain-containing protein has translation MFTFKKDTKLETVGEGVTRRILAHGGGMMAVEVTFEKDAIGPMHHHPHEQLTYVLSGRFSFTIDGETHEVSAGDTLYKKPNVVHGCVCLEAGVLLDTFTPQRDDFLS, from the coding sequence ATGTTTACTTTTAAAAAAGATACTAAGTTGGAAACCGTGGGTGAAGGTGTGACACGTCGCATTCTGGCGCACGGCGGCGGCATGATGGCGGTTGAAGTCACCTTCGAAAAGGATGCTATCGGCCCGATGCATCATCATCCCCATGAACAGCTGACCTACGTGCTGTCAGGCCGTTTCTCTTTCACCATTGATGGTGAAACCCATGAGGTAAGTGCCGGGGATACGCTGTATAAAAAACCCAATGTGGTTCACGGCTGCGTCTGCCTGGAAGCGGGCGTACTGCTTGATACCTTTACCCCGCAGCGTGATGATTTTCTCTCCTGA
- a CDS encoding c-type cytochrome — protein sequence MKNVFLAICLLASATGAMAADEQAGDLIKRGEYLARAGDCIACHTSKDGKPFAGGLAMATPIGTIYSTNITPDKESGIGSYSYDDFQKAVRHGVAKNGDTLYPAMPYPSYAVVSDEDMQALYAYFMHGVAPVAAQNRKSDIPWPLSMRWPLAIWRGIFAPDVIAFQPKSGEDRELARGRYLVEGLGHCGACHTPRSFTMQEKALSDDKGSDYLSGSNAPIDGWTASNLRGDNRDGLGRWSEEDLVQFLRTGRNNDTAAFGGMTDVVEHSLQYLDDKDIRAIARYLKSLGAKDPAQTGFQPDDSVAQALWKGDDSKAGAAEYVDSCAACHRTDGRGYQRFFPALRGNPVVLADDATSLIHIVLSGSTLPGVKEAPSTVVMPAFGWRLNDSQVAEVVNFIRTSWGNKAQKPVTAGDVAKVRKESFVAQQQGNVDIDKLPQAER from the coding sequence ATGAAAAATGTATTTCTGGCGATCTGCCTGCTGGCGAGCGCTACCGGCGCGATGGCGGCTGATGAGCAGGCGGGCGATCTGATTAAGCGCGGTGAATATCTGGCGCGCGCGGGCGACTGTATCGCCTGCCACACCAGCAAAGATGGCAAGCCGTTTGCGGGTGGGCTGGCGATGGCAACGCCGATCGGCACTATCTACTCCACCAATATCACTCCAGATAAAGAGAGCGGCATCGGCAGCTACAGCTACGATGATTTCCAGAAGGCGGTGCGTCACGGCGTGGCGAAAAATGGCGATACGCTCTATCCGGCGATGCCTTATCCCTCATATGCGGTGGTCAGCGATGAGGATATGCAGGCGCTCTACGCCTACTTTATGCATGGCGTAGCGCCGGTAGCGGCGCAGAACCGGAAAAGTGATATTCCGTGGCCGCTTTCCATGCGCTGGCCGCTGGCGATCTGGCGTGGCATCTTTGCGCCGGACGTGATCGCCTTTCAGCCGAAAAGCGGTGAAGATCGCGAACTGGCACGTGGACGTTATCTGGTAGAAGGGCTGGGCCACTGTGGGGCCTGCCATACGCCGCGTAGCTTCACCATGCAGGAAAAAGCGCTTAGCGATGACAAGGGCAGCGACTACCTTTCCGGCAGCAATGCGCCTATTGATGGCTGGACCGCCAGCAACCTGCGCGGCGATAACCGCGATGGCCTGGGCCGCTGGAGCGAAGAAGATCTGGTGCAGTTCCTGCGCACCGGACGCAATAACGATACCGCGGCCTTTGGCGGCATGACCGACGTGGTAGAGCACAGTCTGCAATATCTTGATGATAAGGATATCCGGGCAATTGCACGCTACCTAAAATCGCTGGGCGCGAAAGATCCGGCGCAAACCGGTTTCCAGCCTGATGACAGCGTTGCCCAGGCGTTGTGGAAAGGTGATGACAGTAAAGCGGGCGCGGCGGAATATGTGGATAGCTGTGCCGCCTGCCACCGTACCGACGGGCGCGGCTATCAGCGATTCTTCCCGGCGCTGCGCGGTAATCCAGTGGTATTGGCGGACGATGCCACTTCGCTGATCCATATCGTGCTGAGCGGCAGTACGCTACCCGGCGTGAAGGAAGCGCCCAGTACCGTCGTGATGCCCGCTTTCGGCTGGCGTCTGAACGATAGCCAGGTGGCAGAAGTGGTGAACTTCATTCGTACCAGCTGGGGTAACAAGGCGCAAAAACCGGTAACGGCGGGCGACGTTGCTAAGGTGCGTAAAGAGAGTTTTGTCGCGCAGCAGCAGGGCAATGTTGATATTGATAAGCTGCCACAGGCTGAACGCTGA
- a CDS encoding RpiB/LacA/LacB family sugar-phosphate isomerase codes for MKIALMMENSQAAKNAIVLKELQQVASGLDYPVFNVGMSDEQDHHLTYIHLGIMASILLNSKAVDFVVSGCGTGQGALMSLNIHPGVVCGYCIDPADAYLFAQINNGNALSLPFAKGFGWGAELNLRFIFEKAFSGVKGQGYPPERKEPQVRNAGILNQVKAAVVKESYLDTLRAIDPELVKTAVSGERFQQCFFENCQDKEIENFVRGVLGQA; via the coding sequence ATGAAAATTGCGTTGATGATGGAGAACAGCCAGGCGGCGAAAAACGCCATTGTGTTGAAAGAATTGCAGCAGGTCGCGAGCGGGCTGGACTACCCGGTATTCAACGTTGGTATGAGCGATGAACAGGATCATCATCTGACCTATATCCATCTGGGGATTATGGCCAGCATCCTGCTGAATTCTAAAGCGGTAGACTTTGTCGTTTCCGGCTGTGGTACTGGTCAGGGCGCGCTGATGTCACTGAACATTCATCCGGGCGTAGTATGCGGCTACTGCATCGATCCGGCTGACGCCTATCTGTTCGCACAGATCAATAACGGTAACGCACTCTCCCTGCCTTTTGCGAAAGGCTTTGGCTGGGGCGCTGAGCTGAACCTGCGCTTTATCTTCGAAAAAGCCTTCAGCGGCGTTAAAGGCCAGGGCTATCCGCCGGAACGTAAAGAACCGCAGGTGCGCAATGCTGGCATTCTGAACCAGGTTAAAGCTGCCGTGGTGAAAGAAAGCTATCTGGATACGCTGCGTGCTATCGATCCTGAACTGGTGAAAACCGCCGTTAGCGGCGAGCGTTTCCAGCAGTGCTTCTTTGAGAACTGCCAGGATAAAGAGATTGAAAACTTCGTACGCGGAGTGCTGGGTCAGGCTTAA
- a CDS encoding dihydroxyacetone kinase subunit DhaK codes for MSQFFMNDKSELVNEAIEGALLSTPWHNLSRLEVGDNIRVVVRNDWDKSKVALVSGGGSGHEPAHVGFVGKGMLTAAVCGDVFASPSVDAVLSAIINVTGESGCLLIVKNYTGDRLNFGLAAEKARTLGYKVELAIVQDDIALPENPQPRGLAGTVLIHKLAGYYAEQGATLEEVTRRAQQAIEATASIGMAFATCHIPGESSDNRVAEGESELGMGIHGEPGVSTLKTQNSREIVQIMTEKLAEKVPQGQKALLLINNLGGFSMLELGVLVRETLRTPLGERISHLIGPATLVSSLDMKGFSLTTLLLDDERLQALQFPVEASGWQPLQALHIPEVIKGEAIQRQQAAQPSENAAVQHVVETVCQTLIDLESELNKLDAKVGDGDTGSTFAAGARKILQGSQQKALPLNEPARLLTLIGEQLAVVMGGSSGVLMSIMFTAAGQQQAEGKPLAQALMTGLERMKHYGGARVGDRTLIDALEPALQQLIAGKGLSEAAIAAEKGADSTASMSAAKAGRSSYLNQESLNGVKDPGAYAVERVFAALK; via the coding sequence ATGAGTCAGTTTTTCATGAATGATAAAAGCGAGCTGGTCAATGAGGCGATTGAAGGCGCGCTGTTGAGCACGCCCTGGCATAACCTGAGTCGGCTTGAGGTTGGCGACAACATTCGCGTGGTGGTGCGTAACGACTGGGACAAAAGCAAGGTCGCGCTGGTTTCTGGCGGCGGCTCCGGTCATGAGCCTGCCCATGTTGGCTTTGTCGGCAAAGGGATGCTGACCGCAGCGGTCTGCGGTGATGTTTTCGCTTCGCCCAGTGTGGATGCGGTGCTGAGCGCTATTATCAACGTTACCGGCGAGTCGGGCTGCCTGCTGATTGTAAAAAACTATACCGGCGACCGTCTTAACTTCGGCCTGGCGGCGGAAAAGGCGCGGACGCTGGGCTACAAAGTTGAGCTGGCGATCGTGCAGGATGATATCGCTCTGCCGGAGAATCCGCAGCCGCGCGGCCTGGCGGGCACCGTGCTGATCCATAAACTGGCGGGTTATTACGCGGAACAGGGCGCAACGCTGGAAGAGGTAACGCGCCGTGCGCAGCAGGCGATTGAGGCGACGGCCAGTATCGGTATGGCGTTCGCCACCTGCCATATCCCCGGTGAATCATCAGATAACCGCGTGGCGGAAGGCGAAAGCGAGCTGGGAATGGGCATTCACGGCGAGCCGGGCGTCTCTACGCTAAAAACCCAGAACAGCCGCGAAATCGTGCAGATCATGACGGAAAAACTGGCGGAAAAGGTGCCTCAGGGGCAAAAGGCGCTGCTGTTAATCAATAACCTCGGCGGTTTTTCTATGCTGGAACTGGGCGTGCTGGTGCGTGAGACGTTGCGCACGCCGTTGGGCGAGCGGATTAGTCACCTTATCGGCCCGGCAACGCTGGTCAGTTCGCTGGATATGAAAGGCTTTTCCCTGACCACGCTGTTGCTGGATGATGAGCGGCTACAGGCGCTTCAGTTTCCGGTTGAGGCGAGCGGCTGGCAACCGCTACAGGCGCTACACATACCCGAAGTCATAAAAGGTGAGGCGATCCAACGCCAGCAGGCGGCGCAGCCTTCTGAAAATGCAGCGGTACAGCATGTGGTGGAGACGGTGTGCCAGACGTTAATCGATCTGGAAAGCGAGCTGAATAAGCTGGATGCCAAAGTAGGTGACGGTGATACCGGTTCTACCTTTGCCGCTGGAGCCCGTAAAATTTTGCAGGGCAGCCAGCAAAAGGCGCTGCCTCTGAATGAGCCTGCCCGTCTGCTAACGCTGATTGGTGAGCAACTGGCGGTGGTGATGGGGGGTTCCAGCGGCGTGCTGATGTCGATTATGTTTACCGCCGCGGGGCAGCAGCAGGCAGAGGGCAAGCCGCTGGCGCAGGCGCTGATGACCGGGCTGGAGCGCATGAAGCATTACGGCGGGGCACGCGTTGGCGATCGCACCCTGATTGATGCGCTGGAGCCTGCATTGCAGCAGCTCATTGCGGGCAAAGGGCTAAGTGAGGCTGCCATTGCCGCCGAAAAAGGCGCTGACTCAACGGCCAGCATGAGCGCCGCAAAAGCGGGCCGCTCTTCCTACCTCAACCAGGAAAGCCTTAACGGGGTAAAAGATCCCGGTGCTTACGCAGTAGAGCGTGTCTTCGCCGCGCTTAAATAG
- a CDS encoding OprD family outer membrane porin → MKIKKTVILSASLLPLFCLAESDAKPFINEITTLPLLSDSSLDVSLRNYWKYLKEDAANPKTVHAGWGQGLTLDYKSGYIADFIGFDASWYGAAKLGASDYFSSRGILYKSGSENKKSNAHGFNKFGQRYVKFKYGSDNFQLKAQGGWQRLKEQGVISTSLRLSPITYRGWSGEMALGDFTLLGAWVDRSLYRDSPEQSFLKTNDGRHIDHLASGELRYNSDAVNVRYALGESDDYLRRQHLFISMPLTPSLSLGSQLYFTRALEAYRVMAPGKRDFDHSARHYALDLTWQQDRWRSKWGLGYTEAAKKDGVGFYPRHMSKQSFGTFISMASAGDDYLRDKELMIATMTDYRLTKDLLSGIAVNAGRINYLGHPITTAEINLYGQWTPSHPSLKNLRVWAMFGPGWSYKNIKRKPVMHNGDYSHSHFLAGEVIIDYKFKMF, encoded by the coding sequence ATGAAAATAAAAAAAACAGTTATCCTTTCCGCCAGCCTGTTACCTCTGTTTTGCCTGGCGGAAAGCGATGCTAAGCCTTTTATTAATGAAATCACAACCCTGCCATTATTAAGCGACAGCTCGCTTGATGTGTCATTACGTAACTACTGGAAATACCTGAAAGAAGATGCCGCCAACCCGAAAACCGTTCACGCTGGATGGGGCCAGGGTCTGACGCTGGATTACAAGTCGGGTTATATAGCGGATTTTATCGGCTTCGACGCTTCATGGTACGGTGCGGCAAAACTGGGGGCGAGCGATTATTTTAGCAGCCGCGGCATTTTGTATAAGTCAGGCTCAGAGAACAAGAAAAGTAACGCGCATGGCTTTAATAAATTTGGGCAGCGTTACGTGAAGTTTAAGTATGGCAGCGATAATTTTCAGCTTAAGGCTCAGGGCGGCTGGCAACGATTAAAAGAACAGGGTGTTATTTCGACCTCACTGCGCCTTTCACCCATCACCTACCGGGGCTGGAGCGGTGAAATGGCGTTGGGTGATTTCACCCTGCTGGGTGCCTGGGTCGATCGCTCTCTTTACCGTGACTCGCCTGAGCAAAGCTTTTTAAAAACCAATGACGGACGTCATATCGATCATCTTGCCAGCGGTGAACTGCGTTATAACAGCGATGCGGTCAACGTGCGCTATGCGCTGGGTGAAAGCGATGACTATCTGCGTCGCCAGCATCTGTTTATCTCTATGCCGCTGACGCCTTCCCTCTCGTTAGGCAGCCAGCTCTATTTTACGCGTGCGCTGGAAGCGTACCGCGTCATGGCTCCGGGCAAACGCGATTTTGACCACTCCGCTCGGCACTACGCGCTGGATCTCACCTGGCAACAGGACAGGTGGCGTTCCAAATGGGGGCTGGGCTATACCGAAGCCGCGAAAAAAGATGGCGTCGGCTTTTATCCGCGTCATATGAGCAAGCAATCTTTTGGCACCTTTATCTCTATGGCTTCCGCCGGTGATGACTATTTACGGGATAAAGAACTGATGATCGCTACCATGACCGATTATCGACTGACGAAAGATCTGCTGTCGGGAATTGCGGTTAACGCCGGACGCATCAATTATCTCGGTCACCCTATCACTACCGCTGAAATCAATCTCTACGGACAGTGGACACCTTCGCATCCCAGCCTGAAGAACCTGCGCGTCTGGGCGATGTTCGGCCCCGGCTGGTCTTATAAAAACATCAAGCGTAAGCCGGTTATGCATAATGGCGACTACAGCCATTCGCACTTTCTGGCCGGTGAAGTGATTATCGATTATAAATTTAAGATGTTCTGA
- a CDS encoding gluconate 2-dehydrogenase subunit 3 family protein encodes MSKEKTSTSRRDFLLKTITLAPAVAMGSTGIVSLGLGNSAQAQEKVQPAGPQTARDYQPAWFSAEEFAFIKAAVARLIPADERGPGALEAGVPEFIDRQMNTPYAIGNNWYMQGPFNPDAPKELGYQLPLVPQQIYRLGIAEADAWAQQQHGKAFAALTPEQQDALLGDFESNKASFKQLPAKTFFAYLLQNTREGFFCDPLHGGNQHMAGWKLIGFPGARADFMDWVERGERYPFPAVSIRGERA; translated from the coding sequence ATGTCAAAAGAAAAAACAAGCACCTCCAGAAGAGACTTTCTTCTGAAAACGATCACGCTGGCACCCGCCGTCGCGATGGGCAGCACCGGGATAGTCTCGCTGGGCCTTGGCAACAGCGCCCAGGCACAAGAAAAGGTGCAGCCAGCCGGGCCACAAACCGCCCGTGACTATCAGCCAGCGTGGTTTTCAGCGGAAGAGTTCGCCTTTATTAAAGCGGCGGTCGCACGACTCATTCCAGCCGATGAACGTGGCCCAGGTGCGCTGGAAGCGGGCGTGCCAGAGTTTATCGATCGCCAAATGAATACGCCTTATGCCATCGGCAACAACTGGTATATGCAGGGGCCGTTCAATCCTGATGCACCGAAAGAGCTGGGCTATCAGCTGCCGCTGGTGCCGCAGCAGATCTATCGTCTGGGCATTGCCGAAGCGGATGCCTGGGCGCAACAGCAGCACGGTAAAGCCTTTGCCGCGCTAACGCCGGAGCAACAGGATGCGCTATTGGGCGATTTCGAAAGCAATAAAGCCAGCTTTAAGCAGCTACCGGCGAAAACCTTTTTTGCCTACCTGTTGCAAAACACCCGTGAGGGCTTTTTCTGCGATCCGCTGCACGGCGGCAATCAGCATATGGCGGGCTGGAAGCTGATCGGCTTTCCGGGCGCACGCGCTGATTTTATGGATTGGGTGGAGCGCGGCGAGCGTTATCCCTTCCCGGCAGTATCGATTCGTGGAGAAAGAGCATAA